From Patescibacteria group bacterium:
CGGCAATATATGATGGGATACCCGTAGCGCGTGTTACCAACTGGTCTAAATTGCGAAGCAAACAGCTGCCCCCCGACATAATAATACCTCTATCAATAATGTCTGCCGCAAGTTCGGGTGGTGTATTCTGAAGCACAGTTTTGAGCGCAGAAATAATACCATCAAGTTCATTTGACACCGCATCGGTTACATCATCTGATGTTACACTAATTGTTTTTGGCAGTCCGGTAAGCATATCGCGTCCACGCACTTCCATTGTGAGCTTATCATCAAGATAGAGTGCTGAACCAATAGTTATTTTGATTTCTTCTGACGTTCGCTCCCCTATCGCAAGTCCGTACTTTTTTCGAACATATTCCATAATTGCATAATCAAACTTATTCCCGCCGATACGCACTGACGTTGAAGCAACAACCCCACCCAATGAAATAACGGCAATTTCTGCAGTGCCGCCTCCAATATCAATGATCATATGGCCGGATGCATTGCCAATAGGAATATTGGCACCGATTGCTGCAGCAACCGGTTCTTTAATAATATATGCAGCCTTTGCGCCGCTCGCGAGCGTAGCATCGATAACTGCACGGCGTTCGGTAGATGTAATGCCTGCAGGAACCGCCACCATGACTTCCGGACGGAAAATACGAAAACCGCCGAGTGCTTTGTTCACAAAATACCGCAGCATTGCTTCTGTCGTGCGATAATCTGCTATTACTCCGTCTTTAAGTGGGCGATAGGCAACAATGGTATCTGGCGTTCTTCCAAGCATTTCTTTTGCCTCTCTGCCAACAGCAAGAACTTTTTTATCAATAATGGAAATAGCAACAACTGATGGCTCATTTATGACAATGCCGCGTTTGGGGATATGAACCAGAATATTTGTCGTTCCAAGATCAATGCCGAGTTTTGGTGTAAATGCCATACGTTACTTAAATGTGATAGAGTATTCCTTATCAGTTTGAAGAAGTGATTCGAACTCAACACTTCCAAGCTCTGACTTTGACGTTGATCCGATCAGTGGGCTATATGAAGCAATCGGACGGACAAAATGCGCAACAACAGAAATCTCTTGCCCAATAACACCGCTCTGCTTCTGAACAAATAATGTATACAACCCTTTTTTGACATCTTCTTCTACGTGTTTTGGAAGCTGATATTCAATGGAAAGGGTACCTGTTTTTTGGGGTTCAATCTCAATGAATGCGCCGAGAACCATCTTACCATGCTCTTGAGAAATCTCAAGGGGAATAGGGGAAGAAATATGCGAACTTCCTTGAGGAATAAGAATTCGAACATAATCCTTATACGTGGTAGACGTCCATGAAAATGTTCCATTATTTGTATAGGTGAGAAGTACTTTTGCTTTCAGGACGCCGTCATCATTTTCCTTAATAGTATATGAAATCTTCTTATCCATCACGGCATCTGTTTTTAAACTGATGATGTTGCTATCCACAACCATAAGGTAATCACTCGATTTCTGAAGAACTTCTCCGCTCCAGCCATGATCTTTCAAAAATTGAAAAAGGTCGCTATCGCGCGTATAGGCCATAAGCGTCTTTTCAGCCAAGCGGGCGCGCATGACGCCGAATATCCCTTCCCACTCCACTATGCTTAATTTCGCAATGCGCCGGATAAGCTCATCCGCAATCAATCGAATAACGTCCTTGCGCTCAGATCTGGCAATACCCCTTCGTTCATAACCTTTTTCAACTTGGTATTCCAGTTGATCGCGCAATTGATCGGGATCGAAATTAAGATCCTCCACGGATACAGGACCAACGATCCGCATAAGCGATGATATGACATCTGGAGTCAAGGTAAGTACGGCATCAATTTTTTTAGTGCCGCCCTCGCGCGCATAAAACCAGAGGGCCTGCCGTGCAGCAGTAGGAAAATCAGGAGACCAATTTGAATCACGCAAATACCATGCGCGTATGCCACCATACGTACGCAACGGTTTTGGCGGTGGAATGCGCAAGTGTTTTGCATTGTCATCAAAATTATAAATATTATCGGTAAAAAATGATTTAATTTCTCCATTACGAAGTGTAAGAATTCCATATGATCCAATAAATCCTCCTGTTGCGCGCACCTCCGCATTGTTTTGGAATAGCAAAAGATACGTCATCTCGCGGTCATGTCCAAGAAGTGCGGGTGCAACTGATAGATAGGGTACTGCGGCATCTAGTATATCTCGCACCCTTTGTGCATGATTATACAATGCCTGCTTAAGCGGCACTGCCTGGCTTGGAAGTGAAGTATCTGAAATTTTTTCAAGCCGCTGCAGCAAGAGATCTAACGAAGCACGCGAACCTGTTATTGACGGCAGTCCGGACGTTAGTATGTCTAATATGCGTTTCTTATCTTGCTCCGACAATTCCTTAATATGTGAATCTCCCTCCTGCACAAGAAGAATTGTTTCCAGTGGAATAGTAATTTTTGAAAGATCGTATCCCACGCTCACAAAAAGGTCTACAAGCGATATAAGTGTGAGAGTTTCTTTCTGATAGGCTTGAAATGGTGAAAAAGAAACGGTAAATGTGGGGGCGCTTGAGATCTGTAATTTCAGTTCGGCAAGGGCTTGCCGAGAGATTGCAAGACTGTCTTGAATTCTTGAATATCGAAAGTGCTCAACATCACTTTTAATACTTTCGAGTGACGATGATAGCGTAGAAAATATATGAGCTACTCGCGCTACATCGCGTCCGCCAATCCAAATGATACCGCCAATCCAAAGAGCAATAAGAACAATACAGCCGATAATTATGCTTTTAAGATGACTTTGCTTTCGCTTATGAAAACTAAGTCCGTGCATACGTCATGGGATATTTCAAAAAATATCGTATACCATCAATAATGTGGATTCTCGTGGCAGTATCTCGTATTGAATGGAGTCCCATCCGCTGTGCAGATTGCCGCTTATGGAGATGAATAAGCTGAGCGCTACTATGATAGACGACTCGGAATCCATTCTGCCAAAAACGCATACACCAGTCGGTATCACTGAAGTAAAGAAAAAAACGTTCGTCAAACAGACCAACCTTTTGCACTGCCGATCGTCGCGCAATCAGAAAAGCTCCCATGAGGGAATCTACATCTGTGGGGCCATTCACCTCAATATCTTTCATCAAAAATGCTTCGATATGTTTTCGAGCAAATGGCAGCTTGCCTATCCATAATCGACGATACACCGGCGTAAGTAAGCGATAAAATCTATAGTATGATTCTTGAATGCTGCCATCCGGATTCAAGAGTCGTGGGCCAACAATGCCGACATCCTGATGGTCATGTAAAAACCGATAGAGCATTTCTAAGGCACCAGATAACAATGTAACATCTGCGTTGGAAATGATGATATATTCTCCCCGAGCGGCATTCATACCAACATTATTTCCTGCTGCGCACCCAATATTACGTGCAAGCGGAATATAACGAACACGAGGGTATCGCTGCTCGAGAATCTCCTCAAGCCCTGCGTCTCGGCTATTATCAACAACAATAATCTCAAAAGCTAATTGAATATTTGCGCGGTATATATTCGCAATGCACTCCCGCACCAATTCCTTTGTTCTATAGTTGAGAATAACGAATGAGAATGCCGGTTTGTTCATAGATAGATTATATAAAAATGCGCTTCATCCATTTCAATAAATCAACTACAGAGCATGTGCGCCTCAATTGAATGATTGACCTCTTCTTTTTCATCACTGCATACATGTTCCATAATTCGCCAAATGCTTTTAATTGTGTTGGTTCGCAGAGTATCATATAAATACATTTTGCACATTCATAGAATATCATCTGAATGCCGACAAACGGCAAAAGTGCCGCCGGAACATTTTTGAAAAGCACATACCAATGATTGCGATACGACCAGTAGCGAATGATATGCGCCCCACGATTGACAACGAGAAATGAACTCTTAGCGCTTCTCACATGATAGCATATCGCCTGAGGAATGCAGTAGCTCTTCCACTGCCGTAAACGCATACGATAGGCAAGATCAACATCTTCCTTATACATGAAGAAATCATCATCAAAATACTCATTCTTTCCTTGTCTGTCAAGCATGCAATCTTCAAGCGCCAAACGTCGATAGAGGGCACATGTTGCAGGTACACCAAATACTTCTTGCTCGCTTGTACAGTGCGAAGCCGCTAAGCCTGAGTGCGTTAAGTATGCATGCTGACTCTGCGCCAATGATATTCCGCACGCATCTATGGATGCTGCACGTGGAATGTCATCGAACGACCGAATACGTATGAGAAGTCCACTTACACTTCCAACATCCGGGTGTTTATCCATGAATGCAATAAGCAGTTCGCAATACGAGGGTTCGAGAACGGTATCCTGATTGAGAATGAGAATATATTCAGAGCGTGTTGAGCGAATAGCATCGTTATGCGCTCGTGCAAAACCTGTATTTTCCGACGAAAACACGCAATCGATTTTCTGTGTATTTTTGCTTATACTAACTCGTGAGCTGTCAGTCGATGCATTATCCCATATCCTATATTCAGCGGGGGGCTTGGTTTGAGAAGCAACGCTTTGCAGGCAGCGTGGTAAGTACTTCTCGCCGTTGAATGTCACAAGACTGATAGCATACGAGCCTTTTTCATGCGCTCTGAGCGATGCGGGACTTTTCTGTAACATAGAATCCTAAATATCTTCCAAACATAAGTCGTGTTTGGGCATCAATTGCCGGAATTGAACTGAGAAGAATAATAGAAATAGGAAGCAGAAGCCACTGCAAGATCATAAATAGCACACTAGATACCCCGTGCCGCTTCGAGCGAGGCGGCAGCAATGTCATGGAAACTATACCAATAATAACAATGCCTGCAAAACTCATATTCAAGAGCAGTTCAAGAATATGAGGTGCGTTTTGAGCAACAATACTGCTTTGCTCTGAATCGCTTACAAACAAAAGGGGGAAGCGGCCAAGAAGAAGTATGATAAATGGCGCTGTTGCCCAGGTATACATGCCTTCGGTCTGATTCCAAAGTATTTTTAAGCGTTTACCGATTGGGATCATCCGATTTTTCAAGAAATTTTCAACAAGATAGGGAAAATGTTCCACGCCCCATGCCCATCGCCTCTGTTGTTTGTACAAATTCACCAAACTCTTCCATGTCCCTTCAGCTAATACGGTATCCATTGAGACAGGTATAAAAAGTGGTGTAACTTCGTAATCTCCGTTATATCGCATAAAGCATTGTAGGAAAATTCGCGAATCCTCACTAACGATTGTAGGATCCCAATACCCAACATCAACAAGCGCCTGAAATGGCATACTGTGAGACGAAAAGGTAAACAACCGATCAGGCCGCACGAGTTCAGTCATGAGCCAAAACGTCGTACTAAATGCTGCGAGGCGCATCGGCGCGGGAGAATCCCAGATATTATTGTTATAGAGCACAACCGGCTGGTAGCTTGAGTGTGTTCTATTCGGATGGGAAAGGTACGCCGATGTCAGGCAGGAAAAGTAGTCCTGATGCACAATCGTATCGATATCAAAAGCTGAAACAATCACACGCTCATAGGAAATATTGAGCTGATCTATAAGCGTCTTCGATTGCACGCCCATGTAATGAAGGTTTGCTCCTTTTGTTTTTATTTCTCCTGCAATCCCATCCGGATGGATAGTGGTAAGAAAGCGAGTAAAGACAGTTGAATATTTTTTTTTCATTACTTCCATTACTTGCAAGGCATGTGGCTCATTTCGCCCCTCCCCTCCAAGCACCACAATCATCCTGTCTGAGGGATAGCGCGATTGGGCAAGAGCAATAAGTGCCGTATCGACTATCTCAGTACTTTCATGCACAAACGGTAGGCATATGAGGTGATAGACGGATTGCCAATCGTTGTGCGCGCGCAATGCGGCATTCCAATCTGTTTTCATTGATTGCCTATACGTCCTCCATGCAAGAATGAGAAAAATAAGAAAATAGGCAACTCGGAAAAGCCAATACAAATCGAACAAAAGAATAAAATAGATCACCCAAAATGGCTTGACGATCGACAGTACTACTCCAGAAAAAAAAGTGATCCAGACAAGCATGCCTGGAATAATTTCCATTCTGCGATACATCCGTGATTTTGTTTTCATAAGACCTCTTGCACAGTAATTTTCCGTAACGAAAGCATGATTATTTGAGCGAAAACAATGAAGCTTGAGGAAATGAATCCGTGTGATTCATTGACGAGAGATGAATTGTTTGCAGCCAAATAAGCATGATTGTAGTAGGAAGGATTGTTGTGTAAGAGGTCTACACTACTATCGCTAGTGGTGTCGTGTTCCTCGAGCATTTTGGCTTGGTGATTGAACAACTCCCACCGTAGAGATTTGTCCGTTTGGTATGGTGTAGAGAATCTGTTTATCACGAATAATTGTTTTCATCAAGCTGACATGTTCTACAACACCCTGAATACCATTAACAATAATGACATCGCCAGGACGAAATTGATCTCCAATAAGAATGGTTATGCCGCTTCCAACATCTTTCAAAATAGACTGAGCAGCAAAAGAAAGAGCAATGCCTACAACGCCTGCCCCGGCGATCAAGGGTCCGATATTCACGTTAAATTCATTGAGAACAATGAAAAGGGCACAAAGGCCAAGTACCCAGCGCGCTAACGTCAAAAAAAGCGTTATGACACCCTTAATGCGGGGGTCGGATATTGTTGTACCGCGGATAATCGGCAATCTCGAGGAAAGTACCGTAATAAACCGTTTCACGAGAATGATAACAATGAGGTATGCAAACAGCGCAACAATAACAACAATCAATACATTAAGAAATCTCGAGAGTGTGAGTACTAATGCATCCATAAAATAATCCTATGTGATTTGGGCGCTACAGACCACAGTATGCTTTTCTTCATCTATACTGCATTCTGGGTGGGAAATATTTTTGATAGAGCGCTTTCGTGCATGCTTTGAAGCGTCACATACCTCGCCATATGCTGCTCCGGTAAGCAGATATTGAGAATCGTTTACTTTCTGAATAGAAGCTATCGAACACTCGCCAAAAAGAATATTTTGTTCTTCGCTATGCCGCACAAGCTCTCGCAACCACTCGGCAAAAAGCGATTCTATATTTTTGGCATCGACAACCATTTTTATGCGCTCTTTATCTTTCAGATGTTCTGAATCTCCCATAAGCGAAAAGAGCGCTCTGCCGCCGTCCAAAAATGCATCTATTGCTATAGTCCCTTCCGAGCGAAGCTCAATACCTCCTTTATTTTCCGTGAGAGTATAAGGCATAGAAACTCTTATTTTTTCTTTAATTCTTTTTGTATATCACCCCAATGGCTCGTGAGTATCGATTTCATTTCCTGCAAGTATGCTGTGGTGATTTTCTTTCCACGAGCATATTCCAAAAGCGATGTTTCGAGCATTTTTTCATAAGCGTCCTTAGACACCATATTGAGCGACCGTGCGCTTTTCAGCATTTTTTTCAGCAATGACTGAGCAAGTTTTTGTGCTTCTTTCCGTGTTTTTTTCCCTGCCTGAGGAGCACAGAGCAATGCGGCGGCAGATGCAAGAATTGCTCCCAGTGCCGCACCTTTCAAAAATCCTTTTTTATCCATAGAGGTGCATACGTAAAGTATTATACACCTAAGTATACCATAGGGGAGCTAAAAAACCATTCCCCTGCACTAGGCATGGAATCCCCAATCCACTTGGAGCGGTCTTTTGCCTTGTTTTTTGGAAAGATACTGATACGCGCTAATAGCAGCTTTTGCACCTTCTCCCGCCGAGATAATAATCTGCTGATACGGCACCGTCGTACAATCACCTGCAGCAAATATGCCTGGTTTTGTTGTCTGACATTTATCATCAATCTGTATTTTACCTGTTGCATCGCACTCAACAAGTCCGGATATAAAGGATGTACTTGATTCAAACCCTATCGCAACAAACAACCCGTCCACCGCTACTATTTCTTGTTTGTCGGCGTCAGATGGTGTAAGTGTTATCTCGCGCAGATATTCCTCGCCACTGAGCGCAGTAACTGTTGTGTACAAACGTTGTTCAACATTATGAAGTGTCTTGAGACGATCAAGAAGAATCTTTTCAGCCCTAAATTGATCGCTTCTATGGATAAGATAAATGTGGCGCGCAATTCCAGACAGCTTCCATACAAGCTCCAGCGCTGAATTGCCGCCTCCGACAACGGCAACAATTTTATCTTTATAGTGTAGAGCAGAGTGCGCATTGCAGTAATGGATTCCCTTCCCCTCATAGCGCTCTTCGCCTGCAACTCCGAGATTCTTTGGTGTTTTCCCAAACGCACATAGGATGCTTGATGCAGTAAAACGACTGGTGCGTGTTACCACATCAAACACTTCATTATTCTCATGCACCTCGGAAACATGCCCTTCAATAAATGTACATCCCACGTTGCGCGCCTGCTGTGAAAAAAGCTCAACAAGTTCTGGACCTTCAATGCGTCCTATGCCGGGATAATTCTCAATTTCAGATGTCGATGCTGTTTGTCCGCCAAGGTCTTTAGCAATAATCGTAGGCGCCAAACCGCGCCTACCCGCAAAAATGCCTGCCGAGCACGCAGCAACACCCCCTCCAATAATAATTAGGTCAGTCATAGGTGGAAAAACGGCCGGGAGTGTATCCCGGCCGATGCATTATTCGAGTTATTCATCATCAAACCCATCTTCATCATCGTCATCATCATCATCAAAGTCAGCTGCAAGAGGATCAGATTCACTTTCGTCATCCGTATTATCGAATCCGGTATCCTCATCATTAAGCTCATCTCCCTCTTCTTCATTGGTATCGCCGTCATTCGGCTGCAAATCTACTCCGCAAACATCGCAAACGCCTGGCAAATCATACGTTTGACCGCATTGCGGACAAAGGTAGTCACTCATAGAAATGTAACAATATTAAGAATGAAATTATTAGTAGTATAGTTATT
This genomic window contains:
- a CDS encoding rod shape-determining protein, whose product is MAFTPKLGIDLGTTNILVHIPKRGIVINEPSVVAISIIDKKVLAVGREAKEMLGRTPDTIVAYRPLKDGVIADYRTTEAMLRYFVNKALGGFRIFRPEVMVAVPAGITSTERRAVIDATLASGAKAAYIIKEPVAAAIGANIPIGNASGHMIIDIGGGTAEIAVISLGGVVASTSVRIGGNKFDYAIMEYVRKKYGLAIGERTSEEIKITIGSALYLDDKLTMEVRGRDMLTGLPKTISVTSDDVTDAVSNELDGIISALKTVLQNTPPELAADIIDRGIIMSGGSCLLRNLDQLVTRATGIPSYIADEALLCVAKGTGIVLENLDAYKRSILATK
- a CDS encoding DUF4012 domain-containing protein encodes the protein MHGLSFHKRKQSHLKSIIIGCIVLIALWIGGIIWIGGRDVARVAHIFSTLSSSLESIKSDVEHFRYSRIQDSLAISRQALAELKLQISSAPTFTVSFSPFQAYQKETLTLISLVDLFVSVGYDLSKITIPLETILLVQEGDSHIKELSEQDKKRILDILTSGLPSITGSRASLDLLLQRLEKISDTSLPSQAVPLKQALYNHAQRVRDILDAAVPYLSVAPALLGHDREMTYLLLFQNNAEVRATGGFIGSYGILTLRNGEIKSFFTDNIYNFDDNAKHLRIPPPKPLRTYGGIRAWYLRDSNWSPDFPTAARQALWFYAREGGTKKIDAVLTLTPDVISSLMRIVGPVSVEDLNFDPDQLRDQLEYQVEKGYERRGIARSERKDVIRLIADELIRRIAKLSIVEWEGIFGVMRARLAEKTLMAYTRDSDLFQFLKDHGWSGEVLQKSSDYLMVVDSNIISLKTDAVMDKKISYTIKENDDGVLKAKVLLTYTNNGTFSWTSTTYKDYVRILIPQGSSHISSPIPLEISQEHGKMVLGAFIEIEPQKTGTLSIEYQLPKHVEEDVKKGLYTLFVQKQSGVIGQEISVVAHFVRPIASYSPLIGSTSKSELGSVEFESLLQTDKEYSITFK
- a CDS encoding glycosyltransferase family 2 protein; this encodes MNKPAFSFVILNYRTKELVRECIANIYRANIQLAFEIIVVDNSRDAGLEEILEQRYPRVRYIPLARNIGCAAGNNVGMNAARGEYIIISNADVTLLSGALEMLYRFLHDHQDVGIVGPRLLNPDGSIQESYYRFYRLLTPVYRRLWIGKLPFARKHIEAFLMKDIEVNGPTDVDSLMGAFLIARRSAVQKVGLFDERFFLYFSDTDWCMRFWQNGFRVVYHSSAQLIHLHKRQSAQRMGLHSIRDTATRIHIIDGIRYFLKYPMTYART
- a CDS encoding glycosyltransferase family 2 protein, producing the protein MLQKSPASLRAHEKGSYAISLVTFNGEKYLPRCLQSVASQTKPPAEYRIWDNASTDSSRVSISKNTQKIDCVFSSENTGFARAHNDAIRSTRSEYILILNQDTVLEPSYCELLIAFMDKHPDVGSVSGLLIRIRSFDDIPRAASIDACGISLAQSQHAYLTHSGLAASHCTSEQEVFGVPATCALYRRLALEDCMLDRQGKNEYFDDDFFMYKEDVDLAYRMRLRQWKSYCIPQAICYHVRSAKSSFLVVNRGAHIIRYWSYRNHWYVLFKNVPAALLPFVGIQMIFYECAKCIYMILCEPTQLKAFGELWNMYAVMKKKRSIIQLRRTCSVVDLLKWMKRIFI
- a CDS encoding glycosyltransferase family 2 protein, with translation MKTKSRMYRRMEIIPGMLVWITFFSGVVLSIVKPFWVIYFILLFDLYWLFRVAYFLIFLILAWRTYRQSMKTDWNAALRAHNDWQSVYHLICLPFVHESTEIVDTALIALAQSRYPSDRMIVVLGGEGRNEPHALQVMEVMKKKYSTVFTRFLTTIHPDGIAGEIKTKGANLHYMGVQSKTLIDQLNISYERVIVSAFDIDTIVHQDYFSCLTSAYLSHPNRTHSSYQPVVLYNNNIWDSPAPMRLAAFSTTFWLMTELVRPDRLFTFSSHSMPFQALVDVGYWDPTIVSEDSRIFLQCFMRYNGDYEVTPLFIPVSMDTVLAEGTWKSLVNLYKQQRRWAWGVEHFPYLVENFLKNRMIPIGKRLKILWNQTEGMYTWATAPFIILLLGRFPLLFVSDSEQSSIVAQNAPHILELLLNMSFAGIVIIGIVSMTLLPPRSKRHGVSSVLFMILQWLLLPISIILLSSIPAIDAQTRLMFGRYLGFYVTEKSRIAQSA
- a CDS encoding mechanosensitive ion channel domain-containing protein, with the translated sequence MDALVLTLSRFLNVLIVVIVALFAYLIVIILVKRFITVLSSRLPIIRGTTISDPRIKGVITLFLTLARWVLGLCALFIVLNEFNVNIGPLIAGAGVVGIALSFAAQSILKDVGSGITILIGDQFRPGDVIIVNGIQGVVEHVSLMKTIIRDKQILYTIPNGQISTVGVVQSPSQNARGTRHH
- a CDS encoding archease; amino-acid sequence: MPYTLTENKGGIELRSEGTIAIDAFLDGGRALFSLMGDSEHLKDKERIKMVVDAKNIESLFAEWLRELVRHSEEQNILFGECSIASIQKVNDSQYLLTGAAYGEVCDASKHARKRSIKNISHPECSIDEEKHTVVCSAQIT
- a CDS encoding FAD-dependent oxidoreductase, coding for MTDLIIIGGGVAACSAGIFAGRRGLAPTIIAKDLGGQTASTSEIENYPGIGRIEGPELVELFSQQARNVGCTFIEGHVSEVHENNEVFDVVTRTSRFTASSILCAFGKTPKNLGVAGEERYEGKGIHYCNAHSALHYKDKIVAVVGGGNSALELVWKLSGIARHIYLIHRSDQFRAEKILLDRLKTLHNVEQRLYTTVTALSGEEYLREITLTPSDADKQEIVAVDGLFVAIGFESSTSFISGLVECDATGKIQIDDKCQTTKPGIFAAGDCTTVPYQQIIISAGEGAKAAISAYQYLSKKQGKRPLQVDWGFHA